A stretch of the Chelonoidis abingdonii isolate Lonesome George chromosome 11, CheloAbing_2.0, whole genome shotgun sequence genome encodes the following:
- the HAX1 gene encoding HCLS1-associated protein X-1 isoform X3, translating to MRFHDNFGFDELFRDFNELFNEMGAWTLPCQPFELPGTEAAPPASGHLSEEQKRQALRDSMLKYPDSHQPRSFAEGPVPGRDLGDSVGPAAPGMRPWRPFAGLGEMHPAPPSAREDKDLDSRVSSEGLETVLRPGEPKAHSYFQSVSVTTVTGPDGESWRSLWVTGSSGGNSALQTWATPSPSWRPSSMAGSQADSPGFPWSIPGSPCVSEAQQ from the exons ATGCGCTTCCATGACAACTTTGGCTTTGATGAGCTTTTCCGTGACTTTAACGAGCTGTTCAACGAGATGGGGGCCTGGACCCTGCCCTGCCAGCCCTTCG AGCTTCCTGGCACTGAGGCCGCCCCACCTGCCTCGGGCCACCTGAGTGAGGAGCAGAAACGGCAGGCGCTGCGGGACTCGATGCTCAAATATCCGGACAGTCACCAGCCCAGGAGCTTTGCAGAGGGCCCGGTCCCTGGGAGGGACTTGGGGGACAGTGTGGGCCCGGCAGCCCCAGGCATGAGGCCTTGGCGGCCATTTGCTGGG CTGGGAGAGATGCATCCGGCTCCCCCGAGTGCCAGAGAGGACAAAG ATCTGGATTCCCGAGTCTCCTCGGAGGGGCTGGAGACTGTCCTGCGACCGGGCGAGCCAAAGGCCCACTCTTATTTCCAGAGTGTGTCCGTCACCACGGTGACGGGGCCTGATGGG GAGAGCTGGCGCAGTTTGTGGGTGACTGGCAGCAGCGGGGGGAACTCCGCACTCCAAACCTGGGCCACCCCTTCTCCTTCCTGGAGACCTTCTTCCATGGCTGGTTCTCAAGCCGATAGCCCTGGCTTCCCTTGGAGCATCCCTGGGAGTCCCT GCGTGTCTGAAGCCCAGCAGTGA
- the HAX1 gene encoding HCLS1-associated protein X-1 isoform X4 gives MRFHDNFGFDELFRDFNELFNEMGAWTLPCQPFELPGTEAAPPASGHLSEEQKRQALRDSMLKYPDSHQPRSFAEGPVPGRDLGDSVGPAAPGMRPWRPFAGLGEMHPAPPSAREDKDLDSRVSSEGLETVLRPGEPKAHSYFQSVSVTTVTGPDGTVEESRTVQDSQGRRETVVTRRRGDQTLVTTIPEGGQGKDPQEEDTIPEDGVSEAQQ, from the exons ATGCGCTTCCATGACAACTTTGGCTTTGATGAGCTTTTCCGTGACTTTAACGAGCTGTTCAACGAGATGGGGGCCTGGACCCTGCCCTGCCAGCCCTTCG AGCTTCCTGGCACTGAGGCCGCCCCACCTGCCTCGGGCCACCTGAGTGAGGAGCAGAAACGGCAGGCGCTGCGGGACTCGATGCTCAAATATCCGGACAGTCACCAGCCCAGGAGCTTTGCAGAGGGCCCGGTCCCTGGGAGGGACTTGGGGGACAGTGTGGGCCCGGCAGCCCCAGGCATGAGGCCTTGGCGGCCATTTGCTGGG CTGGGAGAGATGCATCCGGCTCCCCCGAGTGCCAGAGAGGACAAAG ATCTGGATTCCCGAGTCTCCTCGGAGGGGCTGGAGACTGTCCTGCGACCGGGCGAGCCAAAGGCCCACTCTTATTTCCAGAGTGTGTCCGTCACCACGGTGACGGGGCCTGATGGG ACCGTGGAGGAAAGTCGGACAGTGCAGGACAGCCAGGGGCGCAGAGAGACCGTTGTTACCCGCCGCAGAGGGGATCAGACCCTAGTCACCACCATCCCAGAGGGCGGGCAAGGCAAGGACCCTCAGGAAGAGGACACCATCCCGGAGGATG GCGTGTCTGAAGCCCAGCAGTGA
- the HAX1 gene encoding HCLS1-associated protein X-1 isoform X1 has translation MRFHDNFGFDELFRDFNELFNEMGAWTLPCQPFELPGTEAAPPASGHLSEEQKRQALRDSMLKYPDSHQPRSFAEGPVPGRDLGDSVGPAAPGMRPWRPFAGLGEMHPAPPSAREDKDLDSRVSSEGLETVLRPGEPKAHSYFQSVSVTTVTGPDGTVEESRTVQDSQGRRETVVTRRRGDQTLVTTIPEGGQGKDPQEEDTIPEDGELAQFVGDWQQRGELRTPNLGHPFSFLETFFHGWFSSR, from the exons ATGCGCTTCCATGACAACTTTGGCTTTGATGAGCTTTTCCGTGACTTTAACGAGCTGTTCAACGAGATGGGGGCCTGGACCCTGCCCTGCCAGCCCTTCG AGCTTCCTGGCACTGAGGCCGCCCCACCTGCCTCGGGCCACCTGAGTGAGGAGCAGAAACGGCAGGCGCTGCGGGACTCGATGCTCAAATATCCGGACAGTCACCAGCCCAGGAGCTTTGCAGAGGGCCCGGTCCCTGGGAGGGACTTGGGGGACAGTGTGGGCCCGGCAGCCCCAGGCATGAGGCCTTGGCGGCCATTTGCTGGG CTGGGAGAGATGCATCCGGCTCCCCCGAGTGCCAGAGAGGACAAAG ATCTGGATTCCCGAGTCTCCTCGGAGGGGCTGGAGACTGTCCTGCGACCGGGCGAGCCAAAGGCCCACTCTTATTTCCAGAGTGTGTCCGTCACCACGGTGACGGGGCCTGATGGG ACCGTGGAGGAAAGTCGGACAGTGCAGGACAGCCAGGGGCGCAGAGAGACCGTTGTTACCCGCCGCAGAGGGGATCAGACCCTAGTCACCACCATCCCAGAGGGCGGGCAAGGCAAGGACCCTCAGGAAGAGGACACCATCCCGGAGGATG GAGAGCTGGCGCAGTTTGTGGGTGACTGGCAGCAGCGGGGGGAACTCCGCACTCCAAACCTGGGCCACCCCTTCTCCTTCCTGGAGACCTTCTTCCATGGCTGGTTCTCAAGCCGATAG
- the HAX1 gene encoding HCLS1-associated protein X-1 isoform X2, producing the protein MRRRRRPLIWELPGTEAAPPASGHLSEEQKRQALRDSMLKYPDSHQPRSFAEGPVPGRDLGDSVGPAAPGMRPWRPFAGLGEMHPAPPSAREDKDLDSRVSSEGLETVLRPGEPKAHSYFQSVSVTTVTGPDGTVEESRTVQDSQGRRETVVTRRRGDQTLVTTIPEGGQGKDPQEEDTIPEDGELAQFVGDWQQRGELRTPNLGHPFSFLETFFHGWFSSR; encoded by the exons AGCTTCCTGGCACTGAGGCCGCCCCACCTGCCTCGGGCCACCTGAGTGAGGAGCAGAAACGGCAGGCGCTGCGGGACTCGATGCTCAAATATCCGGACAGTCACCAGCCCAGGAGCTTTGCAGAGGGCCCGGTCCCTGGGAGGGACTTGGGGGACAGTGTGGGCCCGGCAGCCCCAGGCATGAGGCCTTGGCGGCCATTTGCTGGG CTGGGAGAGATGCATCCGGCTCCCCCGAGTGCCAGAGAGGACAAAG ATCTGGATTCCCGAGTCTCCTCGGAGGGGCTGGAGACTGTCCTGCGACCGGGCGAGCCAAAGGCCCACTCTTATTTCCAGAGTGTGTCCGTCACCACGGTGACGGGGCCTGATGGG ACCGTGGAGGAAAGTCGGACAGTGCAGGACAGCCAGGGGCGCAGAGAGACCGTTGTTACCCGCCGCAGAGGGGATCAGACCCTAGTCACCACCATCCCAGAGGGCGGGCAAGGCAAGGACCCTCAGGAAGAGGACACCATCCCGGAGGATG GAGAGCTGGCGCAGTTTGTGGGTGACTGGCAGCAGCGGGGGGAACTCCGCACTCCAAACCTGGGCCACCCCTTCTCCTTCCTGGAGACCTTCTTCCATGGCTGGTTCTCAAGCCGATAG